A genomic window from Periophthalmus magnuspinnatus isolate fPerMag1 chromosome 16, fPerMag1.2.pri, whole genome shotgun sequence includes:
- the LOC117383292 gene encoding protein CTLA-2-beta-like: MADLDTQWEEYKKKFGKVYDQEEDKVRRGLWEEALKEVEAHNKEADAGKHTWWKGINQFSDKKPDEVCCGCQRRKCPSDKH, encoded by the exons ATGGCCGACTTGGACACCCAATGGGAAGAATACAAGAAAAAGTTTGGAAAAGTATATGACCAG GAGGAAGATAAAGTCCGCAGAGGGCTTTGGGAGGAGGCACTGAAGGAGGTTGAAGCCCATAACAAGGAGGCCGATGCGGGAAAACACACCTGGTGGAAGGGCATCAACCAGTTCTCTGACAAG AAACCAGATGAAGTATGCTGTGGGTGTCAAAGACGCAAGTGTCCTAGTGACAAGCATTAA